A window of Littorina saxatilis isolate snail1 linkage group LG7, US_GU_Lsax_2.0, whole genome shotgun sequence contains these coding sequences:
- the LOC138970196 gene encoding DNA-directed RNA polymerase I subunit RPA43-like: MPERKFGGALIAYSNIKLLRDNGRVIDDAPFIHFKIQADFVLFRPSVGSCLRGVVNKVGKDHIGLLVHDHFNVSVPLLQNGHREEVTVVKGDSCTFTVSHLYMHRNLLSMRGKHVQR; encoded by the exons ATGCCCGAGCGGAA ATTTGGTGGAGCACTCATCGCCTACAGCAACATCAAGCTGCTAAGAGACAACGGTCGGGTCATCGATGATGCCCCTTTCATCCACTTCAAAATACAGGCAGACTTTGTGCTCTTCAGGCCATCAGTGGGATCCTGCTTGAGAGGGGTTGTGAACAAAGTGGGCAAAGACCACATAGGCTTGCTGGTGCATGACCATTTCAACGTCTCAGTACCCCTTCTTCAGAACGGACATCGTGAAGAGGTTACAGTTGTGAAAGGAGACTCGTGCACTTTCACCGTGTCACATTTGTACATGCACAGAAACCTCTTGTCAATGCGAGGGAAACATGTGCAAAGATGA